The sequence below is a genomic window from Montipora capricornis isolate CH-2021 chromosome 14, ASM3666992v2, whole genome shotgun sequence.
TCGCATCCTGTTATGGCGTGGAACATTGGCAATGCTGATGATTTATCCTGACCTAACGACCTCGCAATGGTATGCGCAGGGAGGTTGTGTAGATGCTTCCCAGAATCGTAAGCAACCCACAGTTCATCAACTAGAACAGTGTTAACCACTGAAATGGCCAAGACAACCACGTCTGTATCATTGCTTCTGATCTTTATTCGCTTATGACCTGACAAGCTGGCATCTAATACATGAACCATAATGCCAGTGTCTGCCTCTTCATGGATGCAAGGTTGTAGTACAGGCAGTTCCATTCTGTTGGTTGTTGACAAGACACCGTCACCATGCGTGGTATAGATTTCTTTTCCATCGGGGATTGTCAAGGTAACCACCTAGAAACAACAATAGTTGCCAATAAATTCCTATCTATCCAGATGATTGTTATATTCACTGTTACTATCACCGAGACTGTAATTATATTGAAGCTTTTATTGAAGAGATTTTATTGTACATCATGTAGTCATTGTTCTTACCTTGTTTGCATCCTTGTTTTGGTCTACTCTCAGGAACCCTTTCCAATCAGACGGAATTCGAGTTGACGGAAACACTTTTCGTCGCTGACCAGAGCCTCTCTTTTCCCGCGCAGATCGCTTCAAGGAGTCCGAAACATACACGTCCCACACAAGATCAACTCTGATTACAGATTCTAGCTGTTTCATGACATAAGGTGCAAATACAGCATCAAAGTACTCTTCGAAGGTAAGCGCTGTTTTTGGTGGCAACATCTGAACGATAACAGCGCCATCTAAAATGCATCCACCTTTGGACTCTCTGTGTTTGTAGTCGAGGGATTGGGCAAGCACTTTGCCAGATCTGCTCTTTGTCCTCCTCTGAGACTGCCCATTTGGGATAGGGATGGAGGCCATGGCTGGTTCTCATACTTGAAGAACTCTTCCAGATTGCCATCTCGACTTTGACATGTTATGTACAACCTCCTCCTTCAAAATTTCTACTTTGGCCTTGTCTTTTGAAAGGATCTTCTTTCCTTGAGTGCTGAATGTAGGTAGGTTATTTTTCTTCAGAGGATCTATAATAAGTTTGCTTCTGTCAACGAATCGTTCTTTGACAAAGGTGTTGAACTGTTCCTCTCCAATCTTTGACACAGTCTGAACAGAGCTAACAACAGCTGCATCCATGACATCCTTCGTGTGGATTGCAATTAACTCAAGACCTTCATCTGTGAACGGGTTGCCCATTTCTTCATAAGACGAAATAAGACTTTTTACATCTTTAGCAAATGCACTCTGGAAGCCATGTTTCTGTTCGTGGTGGTGATGATCTTCAGCGGAAGATATGTTGCCTTCAAACTCTTCTACCATTCGTGCTAATTCAGGGCCTGCGACCATCCATCTCCTCAAAGCTGCGGGGTTTTCTGTGAGTCCCACGGCACCTCCTTCTCCTTTGACCCCAGCATTAACCTGTTCATGAGCATGATCCAGCGCTATAGATGAAGCACCTCTTTGTCTTGTGAACTACGAAAGAGCCTTTGCAGAATTGTGCGTGAACATGTGGATGTTTGCCTGGAAGTTCGCACATGTCTCGGTAATGTACAGAGAGCCATCTGGCGTAGTTGGGATGATCCAGTGCAAAGAACCATGGTAAAATCTGTTTAATGGCATTGACATACATGGAAAAGTTGGCTTCTCTGAAAGCTCTCACAAGCTTAAGACAACAGAGCTGCAAATCTAGTACACCAGCCCAGTACAAAAACTGTGGGGACTTTCTTTGTGAATCTTCCTTCCATTCTTGAAATGACTTTACTTGCTGATTGTCATCAACTTTGGCGAGATATTCCTCATATCCCTTACTCATCAGTAGGTTAAGACTGGCTGCGGTCACTTGATGTGCCCGCCGTGTTCGAGTTAGATGACTTGCTGCGAGGAATGAATCAGCCACGCCTTGTGTCGCCACTCCTGCATTGCAAAGAGCCTCTGCCCAGCCGCTACAGTTCAACCACTTGCCCAGCATTTTGAAGGCTGCCATTTCTATATGGAGTCCACCAAGCATGATGACGTATTGATCTTCATTGTAAATCTCACCCAGTTGCCACTGAATTTGCttcaccaaaacaaacagtggtTGGTCTACAGCAATTACTGGAATTTGGGAGGGGTTGATATGCTGCACAGCAGACTTGATCACTTTCATGGAATGAGCTATCATGGCCAATGAATgagcattttcaaaaaacatCGGTAGGAGAGAAATGATGGCAGGCTCATGACTTGGCAGAGAGGATTTTGAGGCACAATATGCTGCCCACGATATAAAATCGCTTTTGTTAAGTTCTCCCTTTGAGAGAACCGAAGATATCAGTGAGGAGCACATGGCAGTAATTGAGAGATTTGCGATCCTTCTTTATGACAGAACAAGCAGCCTCAGAAACATCAACGAAGCAAGGCAAGAgctgttttcaaaaaagtcaaGAAGCCTCGACAACATTCCTCACACTAGAGCGGCACTTGTTAACCATGCCAAGAGAGCAGTGTTTCAAGGTGGTTTTGTCTGGCAGCAAACCCTTCTTAAGGAGCCAGTAATACCATGCCCTTCTCAGTGGGGTTGGCAGCGTGAAGACAGTGTCTGGGTGCCTCACTGGACAACCCTCCAACAAGCGAAAGATTCATGTTATGAACTCATCCACTGCGGGTGTAAGACGGTGTGTAGAGGACGTTGTAAGTGTGTTAAGGCAAATTTGGCATGTACAGGTCTGTGCAACTGTGGGGGCAACTGCAACTAGGATTGCTCTTTAGAAACCAAGAATACTTAACAGAGAAAACAGGTCAGTAACCAATAAATTGTTGTCAAAAAGGGTTCATACTGGAGTGCTTACTCAATCAGGATAACCTTTCTAAATACCAAACCgagcaaagaaaatgcaaagattAAACGGTTTTCAAAGCGGTCTTTATTAGTCTATATATCCCATTTCCTAATGAAAGCAGAGCATTAGGTTTTTCAATGGAATATTCTACTTGTCAAATAAATATTCAGTTCAACTGGGCCAGGGAATTGGTCTCTTCTACTGTTGTTTGTCTTGTCTCGTTGCAGGCTCGGTTCCATGCAGCATTgcttaaaaaaaatatacattaACCAAAGTAGGATTGGTAGTTTTTGTACTTTTTAGTACtccgaaaacaagcaaaaaacaaaaagtaacaAATAAGCGATCAGTTTCTACGCAAAAACACAATACATTTAACTAGAAGCTGTAGCCACAGGTATCCCACTTATTATCATAGCAGTTTCCAGCAAGTAAGTCACGTGACACCATTTTAAGTGTTAGAACAAAGATGATGAACCCTTCATCAACATAAGAAGATAAAATGTGCAAAGTTACCTTAAAAATGGCATTTTTGGAGGGTTTAATtttcagcctcgtttccatgttgacGATTTTTAAGGCATGCGCAGTACTCATCACTATTAGCGAATTTCAGCTGGCTCCACATCACAAAATGATGGTCTTAGGGATGATAGTAAACTGGCAAAGGTTCATTCTTTTATCATCAAAGTGAACAATTTTGGACGATAACAGCTGGACTATAAGACCTACATTGTATGCTTACATCCCTGAGTTGATGGAGCTCATCTATGCGAAAGTACGCAGTGTTGAAGGACCAGTTGACCAGCCACTTGGATTAGCTCCTGAACACCCCAGAAACATTGTCCAGAATCGATTTGTTACTCCACGTCCAAACATGGAGGAACTCCTCACAACTCACAAGTCTCGCTTTCAGTAGTGCATAGAGGTTGTTCAAGTGGGAAGGAGAGCTTTAACCGTACAATCAagaatatttttcttgaaagaaattttgccCCTTTTGTATTTAACCGTTCAATATTAGATCAAGTTACTTAATGTTTGTAATCAAGCATCAGATCAAATCAGAAAAATTTTCCATCATGGGAGGAAGAGTAAACAAACCCTCACAGGCTTTTACAAGGTAGTCTTCCTTTTTTAATCCTGCCATATCTACTTACAGCTTGATGGTATCAGCAATTGGCATAAAAGCATACAAATGAAATCAGTTTAAATCAAGCTTACAATGAAAGTCATGTGAgaatgaatataaaaaaatcacatatttgaactgcagaTCAAAGAATGAATATGTGAATGATCATTGCAGATATGAAGACTACAGCAGCAGTAGTGCAAATAAAGCCTGAAAACAAATTCAGGCTTGTACGGGATTCAAACCTCTGCGATACTGGAgcagtgctctaccaactgagctaacaagccaactgggagctggCCGTTTTGTTGGTTCGTAATATACCCATAAGTGATGAATAAGTGAGAAAGCCTTTCACTTCCTCTTAAGTAGTGTTCATAACTGTGATGATCATTCAGTTcaattaatttgtcattttcatATATTTACTCTCACATATTCATCACTAAAggtatattacaataaaatataatGGAAGTGCATTACCGTAGACATTGTGTGACAATAAGGTTTAGGAATGATTTGAGTCTGAGTtatgaaaacaagcaaaaatggTACATTTGTATTACAAACGAGCAGGCCGGAAACCACCTGTGTAAATTCCATTTGGAGATGGATATCGGGAGCGAATAGCAAGTACGCAGCAACTGGGAATAACTCTGCGGTTTCCTTGTCCTAGTCTCCCATATTGTCATAAAACATACTGCCTGTATGCAGTATGCCGGAAATTCTCATTGTTTCTAGGATGTTCAAGAACAAGGACATCCTCTCTGTAGCGCATGGCTATATCAAGCACATTGGCATCCAATACCAACTGTGTGAACAGGGGGTTTGTAGTTATGCAAGGTCTTTCAGTTCTTGTGCAGCATTTATTTTCATCTTGTGTAGGCATTGGTCTGCAATTTTGGCAGTTGCACCAATCTGGGACCTCATTTGGTGGACCTGGATCTGATTCATGATCAGAGTCTCCAGGATCTGGATTGTCAGGTTCAGGGACTGGTAAAGGTTCTCTTACAGGATCTCTTATAGGAGCCCCAACTTGTAACTCACCATTAGCAATATCTGCATATACTGCAGGTTGACGTCTCAAAAGTTCAACTGCCAGTGCTCGAAGCTGGACTTCACTGAGTCTGTCAACCAGATCCTGAAAATTGAAGAAGTGGAAAAATAGAATTGatatgaaaatttgaatttataaaaaaatacgaaaaacAGCGCCGAATCCTAAACTCGTGTACCTCCCGCACATGAGTAACAACTGCCATTTTACTTGTTCTGGTGTTGTTCAAGATGATTACAGATACTGCCTCTAAAAATGTTCAGTAATTACATGAACCAAATGTAAAATATTTTGTacattttgtgaaaatcatTTCATGACATTTGGGGTACATACAGACACATACATGCAGACATCCTTTATTTTTTGACGCAGGTTAATAAAATCAGTAACACGCCGGGCTGGTGCGTGCTATGAAGCGGAACAATCCTTGTCCACAAATATGGCGTCCTTGACCGTGCGTTTTTTAGGGAAGATTGGAACTGAGTTAACGCCTCTCAAAGAATGTCTCCGAGCGGTCCTGGGATTAGCCTAAAGGCGCCAAATCTGAAATGAACTGATAGTGCACGGTTTTCCCGTCATTTTGGTACCAAACATGCCATACTTTCTTTGATATTCGCTTAGGAAGAGACAGCCGAAGAAATAGTAAAAGAGAAGGTAAGTTTTTTCTGTTGTTGGTATCGTATTTTTGGCCCGGATAGTTTTTTAAGGATTTCTACCTATGCGAGAAATTTTGCTacgaagagaaatttcaaggCCTTGACAAAAACTCtatgatttttgttttcgtaatatggctttcttttcttagttttttaCGATTTATTTCCTAGGATGCCACGCGGAAAGAACAAGCGCTTTGACGTGGCTCAATTCATCAAAGCCCGGAAAGTTGCAAGAGAGAAAGCTGTGACTGAGAATCGCAAGCTATTGACAGAGTACAAAAAAGTCCAACGAGCCCAGGAAAAGGTGAAATGATATTTAATTTGTCCTTTTTAAGTAATTCAGTATTGGTGCTTTGTAAAAGTTTCATATTTCGAATATTTGAGAATTTTGTAAGACAGCTTTATAGGCAAGTGGTGGGAGTGCATGTACAGGGAGACTTGTAATTCAATTTTGACAGggtgaaaaattaataataataataataataattattattattattattattatcattattattattctcgtAATTGTTTGTGCATCTGTGCTGTACCTCCCTACAGAAACATTTGTAAACACTCCCCTGCCAGCTTTTTGTGTCTGAACTCTAAATATTATcaacaataatgataatctttagtttctttcatttcgaaaattacaGCTTAGTAATTGCTAATCTAGGTGGGCCATTCATCACTTATATTCTAGATTAATTaactaacaataataacaataaatttaaGATTTAAGATATGAATGacagttaaaattaaataaaatgacagtaaaaattaaccaatcagtGTTTAACAAATCACTTGTTGTATAATTAATGCTTTCAGTTGGCCACAGTCAGGGAACGATGCAAGGACATAACACATGAACTGGAAAATATTCCTGTTGAGTATACTGTTGATTCTTCATTGTGGTTGCCTTGCTAGCTAGTGTGGAGCAAAAAACTGCTGGACACACTGACTTCAGACTACGTCTGTAGGTTTGCATTATTCAGTGGTTCTATGGATAATAacataaagagaaaaaaaaaatatttttgtaagTTTAATTTTGGTGAACTAGCCTCTGAACACAGAGCCAGTGCCAGAATGACAGCCAGTGCCAGACATTTAAAATCCAGTGCGAGGCAAGAAACCTGAGCGTGTGCCTGTGTTCATCTGGTTGGTCAAAGACTGTCATAAATGACAGTGTCTCTAAATTCTAAACATCCGAATATCAAATGTAAGATGTGGCTAAATAGAATTGAAGTGTTCAAATCtgttttgtttataattttagTATCGTCCAACCATTTAAATGAATGTGTTACTACCCAGTGTCTAGTTTAGCAATATTGTAAAATCCCACGTTTAAGCCCCCATGGATATAAGCCCCCACCAGTTAAAAGCCCACCCAAAGTGCCTTATGAAGTGATATGAGCCCAGGGCTTTATCTTGGGATTTGATGTTATTTTTTGTCACAGGGACAAGTATCTCAGGCACGAACAAGAAGCCCTACTGTACTTGTAAATGGGGAATCAACACTGGGACCAAGAACTGCAAGGAAGAGAAGGCATGAGACCACTGAAGCTGCTGCCAAAATTCATGGAAGCACAAATGAACATTCTTCAGCCACTTTCGATGGCTTGTTTGACACGTTGCACAAAAGATGCAAATTAGATACTTTAACTAAATACGTGTGTGAGAATAAGCAGCTGACTAACAAAGTAGTTTGTAAAGAGTATAAGTCGAGTgtatcagaatttgaaaagtCACATGACAACATTGTGAGAAGTATTGCAACATATTATGCAAGTGGTGTAATGGGGAAACGAAAGTACAAAAGTGTTAGACTGGTACTttcaatgaaatcaaatgaaaataaacCAGGGAAAAGAACAAGCATTTCAGTTATGAAAGGCTGTAAGGTTCCAAAGCTGCTCACTTACAGTAACCTTGTAGAACAACTAAAAAAGATTGATATTGGGACTGTTCATGAAATTGACCCAGACTACCTAGAGGGCTTAGAAATTGAAAATTCAGTGAATGGTGCATACAGAGATTTAAGACAATACCTTCCAATGCTTGCTAAATTTTATCTTTCTGAAAGTAGGAAAGAAAGCTTGAAAGGCTTTGCAGGATCAACAGGCACTTTTCAAATTGCTCTTGGTGGTGACGGATGCCCATTTGGCAaaaatgaaagcgcgtgttCTTTCTTAGTCAGTCTCCTTAATGTTGGAAGAAGGGTGGCATCCAGTTATGATAACTTTCTAATTTTTGGTGCCAACTGTGATGAATGCTCTCCTGTTACAAAGAAATATGTGAGGTCATTATTACCTCAACTTGCAGAGTTAGAAAGAGCTGAATATGAATTGGAAGGCATTAAATATAGGTTTCAGCTGGAGGAGTTGCCAAATGACATGAAGATGCTGGCAATGTTAGCAGGTGAATTAACTATTAGTGCTAAATATTTCTCACCCTTTGCGAATGTAGGGATGTGAAGGGTACATTTGGAACTAAAAGTTCAAACAAGTGGAAGCCATGGAATTACCAGCAAAGAGTAAATGTTGTCAACAAGGTTAATGCATTCAAGAAAAGAGTAGCACTAGAAAaaatttctgagaaaacaaagagATCTAAAATTACAGATTACATTGCCAAGCAAAATAGTAGACAGGAATTTTTGCCTCTCTTAGGTTCTTACATTAATAAGGCTCATGTAGAACCCCTTCATCTCAAGAACAATGCTTGGCAGTACTTCTTTAAAGCAGTTTTGACAGAAGCTATAAGAAAATCTAAGCTGCCAGCTGATTGTAAGAAGTTTTCTGAGGTCCCAACTGAGAGCCCTTTCGCACAGGTAATTACAGCTTTACAAACCGAGGTAAAGACCAGGCGCCTTGCAAACAAGACCAAACAGTGGTTCAATGAAACACAAGGGTCTGGAGCTGAATTGCATTATAGATTTACTGGAAAAGACTCCCTCTGTTTTTGTCATAACTTTATGAGGTTAATCAAGTGGCTAAGTTGTGAAAGTGACTCCAGGAAAGAAAGGCAAACAGTTCttattttaacttatttaggTGTGAGGCTGAGAGACTGTGTTTCTCTTTTTAATAGATTTGAGATAACATCAGCCCAGATTGGTCAGCTTTCTATTGCTTGTCACGAGTATTTTAAAGTAAATTCATTGTTGTTGCCAAGCTCTGTAAATCCTACTGTCTGGACATTGGGTCACATTGTCCCTGTTCATTGTCATCAAGTGCTTGAAAAGTATGGCCAGGGGCTGGGAATGGTAACGATGGAAGGGCGAGAAGCGAAGCATATCTTTGTGaaaaaattaagtgaaaatACAACATATCAAAACAGGTGGGTTGAAATATTTAGACATGAATATGTGATGCTGATTTGGCTGCCTCAGCATGGTTTTCAGCAGCCAGAAGCTGCAAGCAAAAATGTAGCCTACATCCCAGAAAGGGTATTCAGTGATCCATCTTATTGCTATTGTGGTCTGCTAAAGGCATCTCCTGAGGATGCTAAGTGCTTTTTTTGTGGACACCCAATCATGAAACTTATTGAGCAAAGTGTAAAAGACGGAAAGATCGCTCCACAGCTTTTGTAATTAATGTTAAATCTGTACACAGTCTAACTCAAAAACACTGCTGACTTAAGATTATATAAGCAGCAGCTAGGAATATTAAGATACTGTACTTATTAGCAGCTGCCAGGAAGATTAAGATACTGTACTTATtagcaggtcacaggtcattgttttctttatagagcaagtatcctaaacattcctaaaagctaaccataggcctaaaaacttttctttaggcttaattaggcctaaaattagcttttatgaatgtttaggatacttttctttaggcttaAATTGGCCTATTTAGGCCTAAAAAGGCCTAATTAcacctaattaggcttaaggttagcttttatgaatgtttaggacaCTTTCTGTATAagttaaataatgacctgtgacctgtaccTGCCGGCCTGAAAGATACTCCACTCAGTCTAGTTCTCACTACTTAAATGCTTACGAAAACGTGTAACCAAATTCATTACAGAATTTGTAGTGGGCTTTCACCACTGCTTGCTGAGTCCTCTTGATAAATGTGATCGTCAAGGGAGTTTCAGAACTTATGAAAACTTTTGAAGTTCCTTTTCTTGTTCCTTTACTGTTCTTGATTAGAAATTCTCGGACTGAGTCACTGCTTAGCTCTGATAACTTGGCAAAATCTCGAATCAGTCTGTTCTCCCGGTCATAACAGATTATATCTGCGTGCTTCTCTTCTTTGTGCGAAACACCATAAGCGGAACGGGCCTTTTTCACACTGTGTAGaattaaagagaaaatttcCGAAGACATGGCCCGTTTGAACTGTACGGTCCAACCACTG
It includes:
- the LOC138032285 gene encoding uncharacterized protein, with product MAAENAIFNATKALRPLHSEVDNFFLFEEEVKAVLASIIEKHRVGQNSLKRAKMSRIPASALLEGEVKIWLQMLHRRLSPRMKARSGWTVQFKRAMSSEIFSLILHSVKKARSAYGVSHKEEKHADIICYDRENRLIRDFAKLSELSSDSVREFLIKNSKGTRKGTSKVFISSETPLTITFIKRTQQAVVKAHYKFCNEFGYTFS